One region of Priestia megaterium genomic DNA includes:
- a CDS encoding YolD-like family protein: MFLRELTKSGTITVSYYKDGTLQTCKGRVHNLNLHQQILSVKDENEAVVSLLLSDIKSIH; the protein is encoded by the coding sequence ATGTTTTTACGAGAATTAACGAAAAGTGGGACGATAACTGTTTCTTACTATAAAGATGGAACGTTGCAAACGTGCAAAGGCCGCGTGCACAACTTAAATCTCCATCAGCAAATTCTATCCGTAAAAGACGAAAATGAAGCCGTTGTTTCCCTTTTGCTTTCTGATATTAAATCCATTCATTAG
- a CDS encoding MDR family MFS transporter has protein sequence MENQKNSKRTLLLIGLIIAMFFSALDGTIVGTAMPRIVGDLGGLSMMTWLTTAYLLTSTTVVPIAGKLADLVGRRVIYVTGLIIFMVASALCGMANNMTELILFRALQGIGGGVMMPMAMIVIGDLFTGKARAKFQGVFGGIYGLASVIGPQIGGWIVDSLNWKWVFYINLPVGILATVFIALGLQGKKHTGPVKFDVAGMFTMVIGVVSLLLALSFGGKDYDWNSWQIISLFALAIAGIISFIIVETKAKEPILPMYLFKNRTFTLLNIIGFFMSIGMFGAITFVPFFMQGIVGVSASESGTIMTPMMISMIVTSIIGGQLVYKVGIKPQIVTGMLIMAGGFFLLTTLDLHTSKLVATSYMAIIGLGMGLVMPILTLALQESFSKEELGVVTSSSQFFRSIGGTFGITILGAIMNAKSGTLLTDKLVPYLNSLPAQASAFADGFKKAIDTNPESVLQMLFSPEALKSIPAALSDSIVPILKTSLMSALHSVFFMGLAFIILGAVCTLFLRQIKLSNKKAEEKPEEGIAEVEPSH, from the coding sequence ATGGAAAATCAAAAAAATTCAAAGCGCACGCTTTTATTAATTGGGTTAATTATTGCGATGTTCTTTTCTGCACTTGATGGAACCATTGTCGGAACAGCTATGCCAAGAATCGTAGGAGATCTTGGTGGTTTAAGCATGATGACATGGCTGACAACAGCCTATTTATTAACGTCAACAACGGTTGTTCCGATTGCAGGAAAGCTCGCTGATTTAGTAGGACGCAGAGTAATTTATGTTACAGGACTTATTATTTTTATGGTGGCTTCTGCTTTATGCGGGATGGCAAATAACATGACAGAGCTTATTTTATTCCGTGCATTACAAGGAATTGGCGGCGGCGTTATGATGCCGATGGCAATGATTGTAATCGGCGATTTATTTACAGGAAAAGCACGAGCAAAGTTTCAAGGAGTATTCGGAGGAATTTACGGTCTTGCTTCTGTCATCGGTCCGCAAATTGGCGGATGGATTGTTGATTCACTGAACTGGAAATGGGTGTTTTACATTAACTTGCCGGTAGGGATACTCGCTACCGTTTTTATTGCGCTCGGACTTCAAGGAAAAAAACATACAGGACCTGTTAAATTCGATGTAGCTGGTATGTTCACAATGGTTATCGGAGTAGTAAGCTTGCTTCTTGCCCTGAGTTTTGGAGGAAAAGACTACGACTGGAACTCTTGGCAGATTATTAGTTTGTTTGCACTTGCTATTGCTGGGATTATAAGCTTTATTATTGTGGAAACGAAAGCTAAAGAACCAATTCTTCCGATGTATTTATTTAAGAACCGAACGTTTACGCTTTTAAACATCATAGGCTTTTTTATGAGCATTGGCATGTTCGGAGCTATTACATTTGTTCCGTTCTTTATGCAAGGAATCGTTGGAGTAAGCGCCTCAGAATCAGGTACCATTATGACACCGATGATGATTTCAATGATTGTAACAAGTATTATTGGAGGACAGCTTGTTTATAAAGTTGGAATCAAACCTCAAATCGTTACGGGTATGCTCATTATGGCAGGAGGGTTCTTCTTGTTAACAACATTAGACCTTCATACTAGCAAGCTTGTTGCCACTTCTTATATGGCCATAATCGGTTTAGGAATGGGGCTTGTGATGCCAATTTTAACGCTTGCTCTTCAAGAAAGCTTTTCAAAAGAAGAGCTCGGTGTTGTTACATCATCAAGTCAATTTTTCCGTTCAATTGGAGGAACGTTCGGTATTACCATTTTAGGAGCGATAATGAACGCCAAATCAGGTACGCTTCTTACTGACAAACTCGTTCCATATTTAAACTCATTGCCTGCTCAAGCAAGCGCTTTTGCCGACGGGTTCAAAAAAGCGATTGATACGAATCCTGAAAGTGTGCTGCAGATGCTGTTTAGTCCTGAGGCGCTAAAGAGTATTCCAGCTGCGCTTTCAGACAGCATTGTGCCTATTTTGAAGACCTCGCTAATGAGCGCATTGCACAGCGTCTTTTTCATGGGCTTAGCTTTTATTATTTTAGGAGCGGTATGCACATTGTTCTTAAGACAGATCAAGCTTTCAAATAAAAAAGCCGAAGAAAAACCAGAAGAAGGCATTGCTGAAGTAGAGCCATCACATTAA
- a CDS encoding MarR family winged helix-turn-helix transcriptional regulator yields the protein MTKSNQYLGEIRSSLQVLFEKMQPEMMESLNEHEMTPTQLFVLSYLKKVGSSKVSQIAELMDVKPSAVTLLVDRLEQHNFVVREHNKEDRRVVDITLTEFGHRKLEDVLNGRKAIMDRYLLHLTEEELSMMASITKKLATSAASYKDKQQ from the coding sequence GTGACAAAAAGCAATCAGTATCTTGGGGAGATTCGTTCATCGCTTCAAGTGCTATTTGAAAAAATGCAGCCCGAAATGATGGAGAGCCTTAATGAGCATGAGATGACTCCTACGCAATTATTTGTTCTTTCTTATTTAAAGAAAGTAGGGAGCAGTAAGGTTTCTCAAATTGCAGAGCTAATGGATGTAAAACCGAGCGCCGTGACTCTTTTAGTGGATCGTCTTGAACAGCACAATTTTGTTGTAAGAGAACACAATAAAGAAGACAGAAGAGTTGTTGACATTACCTTAACGGAGTTTGGGCATCGCAAACTTGAAGACGTGCTAAATGGTCGAAAAGCCATTATGGACCGCTACCTTTTGCATCTAACAGAAGAAGAGCTTTCCATGATGGCTTCTATTACGAAAAAGCTTGCAACATCAGCTGCTTCTTATAAAGATAAGCAGCAGTAA
- a CDS encoding MerR family transcriptional regulator gives MNRKVKEVADLVGISVRTLHHYDEIGLLKPDAVSESGYRLYSPANLDMLQQILFFKELGFPLKQIQEIITDPTFNRTEALILQKNMLIEKRSRLDQMIATINKTIQYEKGAIEMNEKERFKGLDFSHNPYEEEARKRWGNQRVDEANEKVQSFSHEEQQRMSNEWESIYTHLASLRDLSPSSTEAQKAIDQWYQFLNKNFGTYSLEAFKGLGEMYVQDERFTANIDRYGKGLAKFMNEAMSTFADAKKQ, from the coding sequence ATGAACAGAAAAGTAAAAGAAGTGGCTGACTTAGTAGGAATCAGCGTCCGCACGCTGCATCACTATGATGAAATCGGGCTATTAAAACCTGATGCTGTCAGTGAATCCGGCTACCGGCTTTATTCACCGGCTAATCTTGATATGCTTCAGCAAATATTATTTTTTAAAGAACTTGGCTTCCCTTTAAAACAAATTCAGGAGATTATAACAGACCCAACATTTAATCGCACAGAAGCGTTGATACTGCAAAAAAACATGCTGATTGAAAAACGCAGTCGGCTCGATCAAATGATTGCAACCATTAATAAAACGATTCAATATGAAAAAGGAGCGATTGAAATGAACGAAAAAGAGCGGTTTAAAGGGCTGGATTTTTCGCATAACCCATACGAAGAAGAAGCCCGGAAGCGCTGGGGAAATCAGCGCGTAGATGAAGCGAATGAAAAAGTACAAAGCTTTTCACATGAAGAACAGCAGCGCATGTCAAACGAATGGGAAAGTATCTACACTCACTTAGCTTCTCTGCGTGATCTGTCACCATCCTCTACAGAAGCTCAAAAAGCCATTGACCAATGGTATCAATTTTTAAATAAGAACTTTGGAACGTATTCGTTAGAAGCCTTTAAAGGTCTTGGAGAGATGTATGTACAAGATGAGCGGTTTACAGCCAACATCGATCGCTACGGAAAAGGATTAGCGAAATTCATGAACGAGGCGATGAGTACATTTGCTGATGCTAAAAAACAATAA
- a CDS encoding GNAT family N-acetyltransferase: MSLRTLKNGIGVTIREAESKDAEKMIAFYNRVGGESDFLSFGEGEFLRPVSEYEVFLASVKQEQNSLIVVTEKEEEIISIASITSSQNPRNKHVGTLGIVVENAYSGLGLGRQLMIELIEWARMNKQTKKIELVTREDNQRAISLYKQLGFQTEGLKEKDTYINGVYYNTMLMGLHL; the protein is encoded by the coding sequence ATGAGTTTACGTACATTAAAGAATGGTATAGGCGTCACCATTCGAGAAGCAGAATCAAAAGACGCAGAGAAAATGATTGCTTTTTACAATCGAGTGGGAGGAGAAAGTGATTTTCTTTCATTTGGAGAAGGGGAGTTTCTTAGACCAGTTTCAGAGTATGAAGTGTTTTTAGCTTCTGTAAAACAAGAGCAAAACTCTCTTATAGTCGTGACTGAAAAAGAAGAAGAAATCATTAGTATTGCATCCATCACCTCGTCTCAAAACCCGCGTAATAAGCATGTGGGTACCCTTGGTATCGTGGTAGAGAATGCTTATAGCGGGCTAGGGCTAGGAAGACAGCTAATGATTGAGCTGATTGAATGGGCACGTATGAATAAACAAACAAAAAAAATCGAACTTGTAACGCGAGAAGATAATCAAAGAGCTATTTCTTTATACAAACAGCTAGGGTTTCAAACAGAAGGATTAAAAGAAAAAGACACCTATATAAATGGCGTCTACTATAATACAATGCTTATGGGTCTTCACTTATAA
- a CDS encoding GerAB/ArcD/ProY family transporter, with translation MHSQIKLSAAQFRILVIFYSLGDTILVVPGSLTADSKQEAWIPAILGVGVGVFLVWMYIKLSSLYPNKTLVELNEAILGKWLGKFVSLLFVASTLLFCSQVLFYVGSFLTTRIIIQTPMLAVHILFMGIVIVGVRLGIETIARCAEILFPWFVIPFLILVFSIFPQIHYENLQPLLEVGVKPIIRSILVFTSITSLTFIVLLTVFPAHVGEPDQRNRAFFTGSLIGGGIMIIILLLGILVLGNTYTRIALYPSYELARRIEVADFLKNIEVIMAIMWFLSLYFKTSLYYYATVSGLAQILELKNYRILTLPLGIIAVTFSLIVYPSIPYEQTWDRDTWIPYSLLFGLFYPLGLLIVGKIRVKHSASLSK, from the coding sequence GTGCATAGTCAGATAAAATTATCCGCAGCACAGTTTCGAATACTCGTGATTTTTTATAGTTTAGGCGACACTATTTTAGTCGTACCTGGAAGCTTAACGGCTGATTCTAAACAAGAGGCATGGATTCCAGCCATTTTAGGCGTAGGTGTAGGCGTTTTTCTTGTATGGATGTATATCAAACTTTCTAGCCTTTATCCGAATAAAACCCTTGTAGAACTAAACGAAGCCATTTTAGGCAAGTGGCTAGGAAAGTTTGTCTCTCTTTTATTTGTCGCTTCTACTCTTCTTTTTTGCAGTCAAGTTTTGTTTTACGTGGGCTCATTTCTAACAACTCGCATTATTATTCAAACGCCTATGCTTGCTGTTCATATTTTGTTTATGGGAATTGTGATTGTCGGCGTTCGTCTTGGCATTGAAACGATTGCCCGCTGTGCTGAAATTCTCTTTCCTTGGTTTGTTATTCCGTTTTTAATCTTAGTTTTTTCGATCTTCCCTCAAATTCATTATGAGAATTTACAGCCTTTGTTAGAGGTAGGCGTTAAGCCTATTATTAGATCTATTCTGGTCTTTACAAGTATTACGTCTCTCACTTTTATTGTATTGCTGACCGTTTTCCCTGCTCACGTAGGGGAACCTGATCAGCGGAACCGCGCTTTTTTTACAGGAAGCTTAATCGGCGGAGGCATTATGATTATTATTTTATTACTTGGCATTCTTGTACTTGGAAATACGTATACACGTATCGCTTTATATCCAAGCTATGAGCTTGCAAGGCGTATCGAAGTTGCCGATTTTCTGAAAAATATTGAAGTAATCATGGCCATTATGTGGTTTTTATCTCTTTATTTCAAAACGTCTCTCTACTATTATGCGACCGTTTCCGGACTCGCTCAAATTCTTGAATTAAAAAACTACCGAATTTTAACTCTTCCGCTAGGCATTATTGCCGTTACATTTTCACTTATCGTGTATCCAAGCATTCCCTATGAACAAACGTGGGACAGAGATACGTGGATTCCATACAGTCTGTTATTTGGACTATTTTACCCTCTTGGATTATTAATAGTTGGGAAAATTCGCGTAAAGCATTCGGCGTCTTTATCGAAATAA
- a CDS encoding CPBP family intramembrane glutamic endopeptidase has protein sequence MSTLSTNSEPVLKPKKKKEFTYFTLLLFIVLGFGLQIIAGIGVAIYDEVMGSNMTGILLEGPYALLVDAAFFLGVAVLYRPVRRFLKPMWNVSVLKEGKTYVYIVVGFLIVAAVQYVMLSFLNVESADQQQKDLNQGSFNQTLLSSWIFFISVAVITPIKEELLYRGVLCGFLTKRHHVLVGIFVSALVFGLLHIGFPITATVMGLVFAIIYYRTKSIFPSMILHMLWNGLVSITVFF, from the coding sequence TTGAGTACGTTATCAACAAATTCAGAACCGGTTTTAAAGCCTAAAAAGAAAAAAGAGTTTACTTACTTCACATTGCTTCTATTTATCGTGTTGGGCTTTGGACTGCAAATCATAGCCGGAATTGGAGTAGCTATTTACGATGAAGTTATGGGTTCAAATATGACAGGAATTTTATTAGAAGGCCCATATGCTCTGCTTGTAGACGCGGCATTTTTTCTAGGGGTTGCGGTGCTTTATAGACCTGTGCGCAGATTTTTAAAACCTATGTGGAACGTCTCGGTATTAAAAGAAGGGAAAACGTATGTATATATTGTGGTAGGCTTTTTAATTGTAGCCGCGGTGCAGTACGTGATGCTTTCATTTTTAAACGTAGAAAGCGCAGATCAGCAGCAAAAAGATTTAAATCAAGGCAGTTTTAATCAAACGCTGCTTTCAAGCTGGATATTTTTTATAAGTGTAGCAGTTATCACGCCTATTAAAGAAGAGCTGCTTTATAGAGGTGTTTTATGTGGTTTCTTAACCAAACGCCATCACGTGCTTGTGGGCATTTTCGTTTCCGCTCTTGTATTCGGTCTTTTACATATTGGCTTTCCGATTACAGCTACCGTCATGGGACTTGTTTTCGCCATTATTTATTATCGAACAAAATCTATTTTCCCATCTATGATTTTACATATGCTGTGGAATGGATTAGTGAGTATAACCGTGTTCTTTTAA
- a CDS encoding macrolide family glycosyltransferase, with translation MANILMINFPAEGHVNPTLGMVKAFSDRGDTVHYITAERFKERLENAGAIVHIHPDLLSGVSIKPETPQGINAFLNIHIQTSLDTLKLVHILSKKIEFDFVFYDKFGAGELVRDYLRIPGIVSSASFLMPKDRLAMMPLHPDSDVPFQPDEQAQYGLSLLKNQFGIEPKNLLQFMNNEGELTVVYTSRFFQPLHEHFDDSCLFIGPSFPKRHRSHDFPLEKLKDEKVLYISMGTVLHDVEGFFNLCIDAFSDFDGKVVIAAGDRADFKRIKKAPEHFIILPYVPQLDVLKEADVFITHGGMNSVNEAIHFNVPLVVLPHGKDQPIVAQRLVELNAGYRLAKETVNASLLRSAVDEVVRDDSYKKGIKEINVSFQQASGPVAAAEQIINHVVKQHS, from the coding sequence ATGGCAAACATTTTAATGATCAACTTTCCCGCTGAAGGTCACGTAAACCCAACGCTTGGAATGGTAAAAGCTTTTTCAGACCGAGGTGATACAGTTCATTACATTACGGCCGAGCGTTTTAAAGAGCGCCTTGAAAACGCCGGGGCTATCGTACACATTCACCCAGACTTATTAAGCGGTGTATCCATCAAGCCTGAAACTCCTCAAGGAATCAACGCTTTTTTAAACATCCACATCCAAACGTCTTTAGATACGCTGAAGCTTGTTCATATATTATCAAAAAAAATTGAATTTGATTTTGTGTTTTACGACAAGTTTGGAGCAGGCGAATTAGTGCGTGATTATTTGCGGATCCCTGGCATTGTATCATCTGCTTCTTTTTTAATGCCGAAAGACCGCTTAGCAATGATGCCTCTTCATCCTGATTCAGACGTTCCATTTCAGCCGGATGAACAAGCTCAGTACGGGCTCAGCCTGCTTAAAAATCAGTTTGGCATAGAGCCTAAAAATCTGCTTCAATTTATGAACAATGAAGGCGAATTAACGGTCGTGTACACAAGCCGCTTTTTCCAGCCGCTTCATGAACATTTTGATGACTCGTGTTTATTTATTGGGCCAAGCTTTCCAAAGCGTCACCGCTCTCATGATTTTCCGTTAGAAAAGCTGAAAGACGAAAAAGTTCTTTATATTTCAATGGGAACGGTACTTCATGACGTAGAAGGCTTTTTCAACCTTTGCATCGACGCATTTAGCGATTTTGATGGAAAAGTTGTGATTGCAGCAGGAGACCGGGCCGATTTTAAAAGAATTAAAAAAGCGCCAGAGCATTTTATTATTTTGCCCTATGTTCCTCAGCTTGACGTGTTAAAAGAAGCGGACGTTTTTATCACGCACGGAGGCATGAACAGCGTAAACGAAGCTATTCATTTTAACGTACCGTTAGTCGTTTTACCTCATGGCAAAGATCAGCCGATCGTTGCTCAAAGGCTCGTGGAACTAAACGCTGGTTATCGCTTAGCAAAAGAAACGGTAAATGCCTCTCTTTTAAGAAGTGCCGTTGACGAAGTTGTCCGCGACGATTCCTATAAAAAAGGAATTAAAGAAATCAACGTAAGTTTCCAGCAGGCATCTGGACCGGTTGCAGCAGCCGAGCAAATTATCAATCACGTAGTGAAGCAACATTCATAA
- a CDS encoding RNA polymerase sigma factor: MNNDLLLIQEIKNRKKEALHQLYNRYETLLYRLVYSAVKDPHACESILTELFKEIWHSPDLLVKERTLSLSLCKQCVKNIKKHSQNSEKISS, from the coding sequence ATGAACAATGATCTTTTACTCATTCAAGAGATAAAAAACCGAAAGAAAGAAGCACTTCATCAGCTTTACAATCGATATGAAACGCTTTTGTATCGTCTTGTCTATTCAGCAGTAAAAGATCCACATGCTTGCGAAAGCATCTTAACAGAGCTATTCAAAGAAATTTGGCATTCCCCTGATCTTTTGGTCAAAGAACGTACTCTTTCTCTTTCCTTGTGCAAGCAGTGTGTAAAAAATATAAAAAAGCACAGCCAGAACTCAGAGAAGATTTCGTCGTAA
- a CDS encoding DUF4023 domain-containing protein, which produces MENTNQFVQKLNDNQEKQRKNKQGQATGHPEKKLPNKQH; this is translated from the coding sequence ATGGAAAACACAAATCAATTTGTTCAAAAGCTGAACGACAATCAAGAAAAGCAGCGTAAAAATAAGCAGGGTCAAGCTACTGGCCACCCGGAGAAAAAACTTCCTAACAAACAGCATTAA
- a CDS encoding GDSL-type esterase/lipase family protein has product MSSTKKVVFISSIILNVLFIGVFAFYATSSSAMKNPLSSKGSSKQSYRDNPYYIERSTLFKQLSIPKESIVFLGDSITQRSEWSELFHNKQIVNRGVADDTTEGVLHRLKSITDAKPKKIFLMIGINDLNEQKSVKKTKANYAEILERIHKESPDTKVYIQSVLPVNNKKCGDAVDNKDVIALNNYVERLAKKHNASYIDLYSKVSKNNQLKSSFTVDGLHLKGQGYAVWKQEVQSYVNE; this is encoded by the coding sequence GTGAGTTCAACAAAGAAAGTTGTATTTATCAGTTCCATTATTTTAAATGTCCTTTTCATAGGTGTTTTTGCTTTTTATGCAACAAGCAGCAGCGCGATGAAAAATCCGCTGTCATCTAAGGGTTCGTCTAAGCAAAGCTATAGAGACAATCCTTATTACATTGAACGGAGTACTTTGTTCAAGCAATTAAGTATTCCTAAAGAGTCCATCGTATTTCTCGGTGATAGCATTACCCAGCGCTCTGAGTGGAGCGAACTTTTTCATAATAAGCAGATTGTCAATCGAGGCGTAGCCGATGATACAACTGAAGGGGTATTGCATCGTTTAAAAAGCATTACAGATGCTAAACCAAAAAAGATTTTCTTAATGATTGGCATTAACGATTTAAATGAGCAAAAATCTGTAAAAAAAACCAAAGCCAATTACGCTGAAATTCTTGAGCGTATTCATAAAGAATCACCGGATACAAAAGTCTATATTCAAAGTGTACTGCCCGTCAACAATAAAAAATGCGGCGACGCAGTGGACAATAAAGATGTTATCGCATTAAACAACTATGTAGAGCGTCTCGCTAAGAAACATAATGCTTCTTACATTGACCTGTATTCGAAAGTATCCAAAAACAATCAGTTAAAAAGTAGTTTCACGGTGGATGGTCTTCATTTAAAAGGCCAAGGCTATGCTGTTTGGAAACAAGAAGTTCAGTCATACGTTAATGAATAA